The Neodiprion fabricii isolate iyNeoFabr1 chromosome 4, iyNeoFabr1.1, whole genome shotgun sequence genome window below encodes:
- the LOC124181714 gene encoding uncharacterized protein LOC124181714 encodes MNYGKKSPSMGTPSIYSHVTTRSSANLKSSRSVRSVKIPWYQKPIITNAIVLDIQRGAMMTAIYGVCLGIFTVCSAVFDIYCLSQAAPGSTHYGYYVISYQFVYVGNQHVRNALIVFALFSMIGGMAVFVTSIMLLIALTKEYEKKMLPWVYVFAVFTIFRLFAFIFFSIVNDMIFAYNIMMCLLWIVFSCLSIYGWLLVYSLYIELSDLTKLEDLAHLRMGTMQSLNASTTHSIAGSRPTTPHSTVSTMPVN; translated from the exons atgaatTATGGAAAGAAATCACCGAGCATGGGCACACCATCGATATATTCGCACGTGACAACTCGCAGTAGCGCGAATCTCAAATCATCTAGATCTGTGCGAAGTGTGAAAATACCTTGGTATCAGAAGCCAATTATAACGAATGCAATCGTACTTGATATTCAACGAGGTGCTATGATGACTGCAATATATGGTGTG TGTTTGGGAATTTTCACCGTATGCTCGGCGGTATTTGATATCTATTGCCTGTCTCAAGCTGCTCCTGGGTCGACTCATTACGGATATTATGTAATATCGTACCAATTTGTCTACGTTGGAAATCAGCATG TTCGCAACGCTCTTATTGTATTCGCTCTCTTTTCAATGATTGGCGGAATGGCCGTTTTTGTAACGTCGATAATGCTACTGATAGCACTGACCAAGGAGTATGAGAAGAAAATGCTCCCGTGGGTCTACGTTTTTGCCGTTTTCACCATCTTCAGATTGTTCGCATTCATATTCTTCAGTATCGTTAATGATATGATATTTGCCTACAATATCATGATGTGCCTCCTGTGGATCGTTTTCAGCTGTTTATCCATTTATGGCTGGCTACTCGTTTATTCGTTGTATATCGAACTCAGCGATTTGACAAAACTTGAAGACTTGGCACATTTAAGg ATGGGAACCATGCAGTCACTTAATGCGTCGACAACTCACTCTATAGCAGGTTCTAGACCTACGACTCCACACAGTACTGTGTCAACAATGCCCGTGAATTGA
- the LOC124181716 gene encoding cyclin-dependent kinases regulatory subunit-like, whose protein sequence is MPSDQIQYSEKYNDDKYEYRHVILPADLARHVPKSHLMTETEWRNLGVQQSPGWVHYMMHTPEPHVLLFRRPRVDVILSIRNAPIQQQTITV, encoded by the exons atgcCTTCGGACCAAATACAGTATTCTGAAAAGTACAACGATGATAAATACGAGTACAG GCACGTCATCTTACCAGCAGACTTGGCACGTCACGTACCCAAGTCACATCTTATGACTGAAACGGAATGGCGAAACTTGGGAGTACAGCAAAGCCCTGGATGGGTTCACTACATGATGCACACTCCAG AACCCCATGTTTTGCTCTTTCGAAGACCAAGGGTAGATGTGATACTCAGCATACGAAATGCTCCTATTCAGCAGCAGACAATTACTGTTTGA
- the LOC124181715 gene encoding transcription initiation factor TFIID subunit 12 isoform X2 — protein MAQQNPVIQPGTTASDVSPGLGNLQSVGPSNSTPSVTTTLQSGSTVQVPQPQTQSQQSQYVPQSAKGPPAQLSHSSSTSEFPQFLTKTRLQDLVREVDPTEQLDEEVEEMLLQLADDFVETTVNAACLLAKHRHANTVEVKDVQLHLERNWSMWIPGFGTDEVRPYKRATVTEAHKQRNINIAYN, from the exons ATGGCGCAACAAAATCCTGTGATACAGCCAGGAACAACTGCGTCAGATGTTAGTCCTGGACTTGGCAATCTGCAGTCAGTAGGTCCTAGCAATTCAACACCCTCTGTTACAACAACATTGCAAAGTGGGAGTACCGTTCAAGTACCTCAGCCCCAAACACAGTCGCAGCAATCACAATACGTACCTCAATCAGCTAAAGGTCCACCGGCCCAGCTATCCCACAGCAGTTCGACTTCGGAGTTTCCACAG TTCCTTACGAAAACACGGTTACAAGATTTAGTAAGGGAAGTTGATCCAACTGAGCAATTGGATGAGGAAGTGGAAGAAATGCTATTACAGTTAGCTGACGACTTTGTCGAAACAACTGTAAACGCTGCTTGTCTTTTAGCTAAACATCGCCATGCCAATACTGTTGAAGTAAAAGATGTCCAGCTGCATCTAG aaCGGAACTGGAGCATGTGGATTCCTGGTTTTGGTACCGATGAAGTTCGTCCATACAAACGCGCTACAGTCACCGAAGCTCATAAGCAGAG aaACATCAACATAGCTTACAATTGA
- the LOC124181715 gene encoding transcription initiation factor TFIID subunit 12 isoform X1: MAQQNPVIQPGTTASDVSPGLGNLQSVGPSNSTPSVTTTLQSGSTVQVPQPQTQSQQSQYVPQSAKGPPAQLSHSSSTSEFPQFLTKTRLQDLVREVDPTEQLDEEVEEMLLQLADDFVETTVNAACLLAKHRHANTVEVKDVQLHLERNWSMWIPGFGTDEVRPYKRATVTEAHKQRLALIRKSIKKY, from the exons ATGGCGCAACAAAATCCTGTGATACAGCCAGGAACAACTGCGTCAGATGTTAGTCCTGGACTTGGCAATCTGCAGTCAGTAGGTCCTAGCAATTCAACACCCTCTGTTACAACAACATTGCAAAGTGGGAGTACCGTTCAAGTACCTCAGCCCCAAACACAGTCGCAGCAATCACAATACGTACCTCAATCAGCTAAAGGTCCACCGGCCCAGCTATCCCACAGCAGTTCGACTTCGGAGTTTCCACAG TTCCTTACGAAAACACGGTTACAAGATTTAGTAAGGGAAGTTGATCCAACTGAGCAATTGGATGAGGAAGTGGAAGAAATGCTATTACAGTTAGCTGACGACTTTGTCGAAACAACTGTAAACGCTGCTTGTCTTTTAGCTAAACATCGCCATGCCAATACTGTTGAAGTAAAAGATGTCCAGCTGCATCTAG aaCGGAACTGGAGCATGTGGATTCCTGGTTTTGGTACCGATGAAGTTCGTCCATACAAACGCGCTACAGTCACCGAAGCTCATAAGCAGAGGTTGGCTCTGATCcggaaatcgataaaaaaatattga
- the LOC124181712 gene encoding serine--tRNA ligase, cytoplasmic yields the protein MVLDLDLFRTDKGFDPEKIRENQRKRFKDVGLVDTVVERDTFWRQLRHRADNLNKLKNVCSKEIGEKMKKKEPAGGDEPVPNDLAENLDNVTSDNLKKLNVNQIKKIRALIEEAIQQNAQDLIKAETERRTALREVGNHLHASVPVSNDEDENKVERTFGDCTQRKKYSHVDLIHMIDGMDGDRGSAVSGGRGYFLVGPAVFLEHALIQFALRKLFDKGYKPLYTPFFMRKDVMQEVAQLSQFDDELYKVVGKGSERGEDKEIEEKYLIATSEQPIAAFHRDEWIAEASLPIKYAGLSTCFRQEVGSHGRDTRGIFRVHQFEKVEQFCLTSPHDNKSWEMMDEMIENAESFYQELNIPYRVVNIVSGALNHAASKKLDLEAWFPGSGAFRELVSCSNCLDYQARRLLVRYGQTKKMNATMDYVHMLNATMCAATRVICAVLEVNQTETGILVPDAIKQFMPAKYQNEIPFVKPAPIDEAETKKQKKQKEGMKK from the coding sequence ATGGTTCTGGACCTTGATCTTTTTAGAACAGACAAGGGATTCGATCCCGAAAAAATTCGGGAGAATCAGAGGAAGCGATTCAAAGATGTCGGGTTGGTTGACACAGTTGTCGAAAGAGACACGTTTTGGCGACAGTTGCGGCACAGAGccgataatttgaataaattgaaaaatgtatgcagCAAAGAAATCGgcgaaaaaatgaagaaaaaagagccAGCTGGCGGAGATGAACCAGTGCCTAATGACCTAGCTGAGAATTTGGATAACGTAACCTCGGATAACCTCAAAAAACTAAACGTCAATCAGATAAAGAAGATTCGCGCGCTGATCGAAGAGGCGATTCAGCAGAATGCTCAGGACCTTATAAAAGCTGAGACTGAGCGTAGAACCGCGCTGCGTGAAGTTGGCAACCACCTCCATGCGTCTGTTCCAGTTAGCAATGACGAGGATGAgaataaagttgaaagaaCATTTGGCGATTGTACACAGCGCAAAAAGTATTCCCATGTTGATCTAATACACATGATCGACGGTATGGATGGAGATCGCGGCAGCGCCGTCTCTGGTGGTCGAGGATACTTCCTTGTCGGGCCAGCAGTTTTTTTGGAACATGCGCTGATCCAATTTGCACTGAGGAAACTTTTCGACAAAGGCTACAAGCCATTGTACACTCCGTTTTTCATGAGAAAAGACGTGATGCAAGAAGTGGCCCAGCTTTCTCAATTTGATGACGAGCTTTACAAAGTTGTCGGAAAGGGAAGTGAACGTGGAGAGGATAaggaaattgaggaaaaataccTGATAGCCACTTCCGAACAACCTATCGCCGCTTTTCACAGAGATGAGTGGATTGCAGAAGCCAGTCTTCCGATAAAATATGCAGGTCTCTCCACCTGCTTCAGGCAAGAGGTCGGGTCCCATGGTCGAGACACTAGGGGTATATTTAGGGTACATCagtttgaaaaagttgaacaaTTTTGTCTCACCTCGCCACATGACAACAAGTCTTGGGAGATGATGGATGAAATGATAGAAAACGCTGAGTCGTTTTACCAGGAGCTCAACATTCCGTATCGGGTAGTAAACATTGTATCTGGGGCACTAAATCACGCGGCTTCTAAAAAGCTGGACTTGGAGGCATGGTTCCCTGGTTCTGGAGCTTTTAGAGAGTTGGTCTCTTGCAGCAACTGTCTCGACTATCAAGCTAGACGACTTCTCGTTCGTTAtggacaaacaaaaaaaatgaatgccACTATGGACTACGTTCACATGCTGAATGCCACAATGTGTGCAGCTACAAGAGTTATTTGTGCTGTATTAGAAGTAAATCAAACTGAAACTGGGATTTTAGTACCTGATGCTATCAAGCAATTTATGCCTGCTAAGTATCAGAATGAAATTCCGTTTGTAAAACCAGCCCCTATTGACGAAGCAGAAAccaagaaacagaaaaaacagaaagaaggaatgaaaaaataa